The genomic region TGCCCCCATCTTCTCGGGGATCGCCATCGCGGCCCTTTCCGGAGCCTGGCTTTTGAGGAAGTACCTGGATCGTGGGATCCAGGTGACCTTCGCCGGGCCGTACCGCCGCGTGGGGGCCCTTTTGATCGTACCCGCGCTCCTTTCCTACTCCCTGGTGCACGTCTCCCTCTCCTCCATCTCCTACAACAACTTCGCCAACGAGCTGGCGGGTAACGGCATCTACAACCTCTTTGCCGCCTTCATAAACAACGAGCTTTCCTTCACCAGGTTCTACCGGACCAAGCCGCAGGACCAGGTCAACAGCCGGCTGAGGACGCTGGTCGCCGAGCGCAACAACAGCTTCGTGAACCCGAGCTCCGAACGTTTCACCAGGGCGATCCGCGGCGAGGGGCCGGAAAAGCGCCTGAACCTGGTGGTGGTGGTCGAGGAGAGCCTTTCCGCCGAGTACCTTGGGAGCTTCGGCAACAAGGACAACTTGACCCCCAACCTGGACCGGCTAGCGTCCCAGTCGCTTTTCTTTACCAACCTCTACGCCACCGGCACCCGTACCGTGCGGGGCCTGGAGGCGCTCACCCTTTCCATCCCCCCCCTCCCCGGAACCTCGATCGTGAAGCGCCCCAACAATTCAGGGTTCCGCTCCTGGGGCGAGGTATTGAACGCCAAGGGGTATGAATCGAAGTACATCTATGCCGGGCACGGCTACTTCGACAACATGAACGCCTTCTTCTCCGGCAACGGCTACTCCATCGTGGACCGCGCCGACTTCGCCAAGGACGAGGTGACCTTCTCCAACATCTGGGGAGTCTGCGACGAGGACCTGTTCCGGAAAGTGATCAAGGAGGGGAGCAAGTCGTACGCGAAAGGCAAGCCGTTCTTCTCCATGGTGATGACCACCTCGAACCACCGTCCCTTCACCTACCCCACCGGCCGCATCGACATAGCACCGAAGACAGGTAGGAAGGGGGGGGTGAAGTACGCCGACTACGCCATCGGGAGGCTCATCGCCGAGGCGAGCAGCCAGCCCTGGTTCAAGGACACGGTCTTTGTCATCGTCGCCGACCACTGCGCCGGGAGCGCGGGGAAAACGGACATCCCGGTCAAGAAGTACGAGATCCCGATGCTGGTCTACTCGCCGGCGCACGTGAAACCCGGGCGTGTGGAGAAGATGACGAGCCAGATCGACGTGGCCCCAACCGTGCTCGGGATGATGAACATGAGCTATAAGAGCGACTTCCTGGGGCGCGACGTCCTGAAGGATTCCGGGCAAGAGCCACGCGCCTTCATCTCCACTTACCAGAAGCTCGGCTACCTGACCGAGGACCAGCTGCTGGTGCTGGGTCCCCAGCAGTACGCGGCGCAGTACCAGGTGGACCGCAAAACCGGAGAGGCTAAGAAGGAGCCGGTAAGCGACAAGTTCCTGGGGGACATGCTGGCCTACTACCAGGGCGGGGACTACCTGTACCAGCACAGGCTGAACCGGCTCCGTTAGATGAAAGAGAAGCTGGACCGCAGGTTCTGGCTTACGCACCTGGTCCTGCCCGTGACCGTTTTCGCCGCTGCAGCGGCCGCGTGCGAACTGACCGACGTGGACCTGATACTCGCGGACCGCTACTTCGACTTCGTACGGGGGGTGTGGCCGTTAAGGGACGCATGGTGGGCCGACTGGCTGATACACCAAAGGGGAAGAGACCTGATCGCCTGTATCGGCGGGGGAGCGCTCGCCGGATGGCTGGCAAGCTGGTTCTACGGGCGGCTCAAGGCTAACCGCTGGTGCCTTTTCTACCTGGCGCTGGTGATAGGTCTCACGGCAGTGGCGGTGGCGGGGCTCAAGAAGGCGACCCACCGGAACTGCCCGTGGGACATCAACCGTTACGGCGGGAGCGCCCCCTACACGAGGCTCACGGAGCCGCCGCCTCAGGCGTGCGGCCCCGGCAACTGCTTCCCGGCCGGGCACGCCTCGGGGGGATTCTCACTCTTCGCCGGCTACTTCGCCTGGCGCGACCGGAAAAGGCGCCTGGCGAAAGCCTGGCTCGCCGCAGGGGTGCTACTCGGGAGCTTCTACGGCTGGGTGCAGATGGTGCGCGGCGCCCACTTCCTGTCGCACAACGTCTGGAGCGCCATCATCTGCTGGCTGATGGCGCTCCTGGTCTACCTACCGATGAGGCGGGTGCTGGCGAGGGAGTAAAAGCCGCGCCGCTGCAGGATAAAGCCCTCCCCCACGCCCCGCTACTCCCCTCACTGCTCCTCATGGTCGATTGCGGAACCCTTTTTCCCTGCGCCGTTGCCGCGCCGGGGGATCCTCTGGCCGTGGGGATCGACCTCGGGCTTGCCCAGCTTCTGGTCCAGGTATTCGACGGTCCCGGCGCCGTGGATGTGCTCCAGCCGGTGCGCAGTGGGATGCAGCGCCTCCTCCGGGGTTCCGATGGAGGCCAAATAGCTCTCCCAAATGCGATGGGCGCGCAAAACGTTCGCCGCCTGCTTCTCCCCCACCACGGTCAGCCGGTACCCCTGCGGCAGGGCCTCGATCAACCCCTCCGCCTCCATCTGTTTAACCGCCTTCCAGAGACTCCCCGGCTGCGGCACCTGCACGAACTGCTGCAGCACCTTGAGCGGTGTTTCCCCCTCCTGGCGCAGGATGGTGATCAGCACGTCCTCCACCACCTGCTGCGGGATCATGTTGCGCAGGCGGCGCCAGCGGGCCAAAAGGCCGTAGCGCGGGGCCAGCACCAGCACAACCAGGAACTGCAGGGTGCAAAAGAGCATCACCGCCCCCCCACCCGCCGAGTCGAGCCATACGCATAGATACAAGCCGCCGATCACGCTGGTGACGCCGAACAGGGAGGCTAACGCCATCATCTTGTCCAGCCGGTCGCTCAAAAGGTAGGCGGTCGCAGCCGGCGTGATCAAAAGCCCCACCACCAGGATCACCCCCACCATGCTCACCGCGCTCACCACCACCATGGATACGCACCCGGTCAGCGCGTAGTCCAAAAGCAGCACCGGGAGCCCCGTCGAGGCCGCCATGATCGGGTCGAAGCTCGCCAGCTGGAAGTGGCGGAAGAAGAGGACCAGGATGGTGAGGACCGAGGCGGAGACGATGGCACTGGCCCAAAGGTCGGTGTCGGCGACCCCCAGGATGTCACCCATGATGAAGTGCATCAGGTCGATGTGGATGTACTGCCTGAAGATGGAAACCACCACGACACCCAGGGCGAAGACGCCGGTGTACATGATGCCGATGACGGTGTCCTCCTTGACCTGGGAGACCTTGGATACCACCCCGATGAGGGCGACGGTGATGATGGCGGCGATGAGCGAGCCGAGCAGCATGGCGGGAGCGTAAGCCTCGACCCCGAAGAGAAGCTTCATGGCCAGGTAGCCGCCCGCCACCCCGGCGATCATGGCGTGGGAAAGCGCGTCCCCCAGAAACGCCATGCGCCTTAGCACCACGAGCGAACCGACGGCACCGGAAACGAGCGCGACCGCGCACCCCCCGATGAGGGCCTTCTGGAAATAGGTCTCGGTGAGCGGAGCCCAAAGCGCCTGGATGAGGAAGTTCATCGTCCCCCCTCCTTGGCCATCAGGTCGGTAAAGACCCTGAGGCGCCCCTCGTACACCTGGCTCAAAAGCTCCTCCTGCAGCACCGCGGCAGGTGGCCCGAAGGCGTAGAGCCGCTGCTTCAAGAGGACCAGGTTGTCGAAGTACTCGGCCGCTGTGGCAAGATCGTGGTGCACCACGACCAGGGTCTTTCCTGCAGCCTTCGCCCGCTCCAAAACGTCGAGTATCGCCCGCTCGGTGGCGGCGTCCACCCCGGCGAAAGGCTCGTCTAAAAGGAGGATGTCGGATCCCTGCGCCAGCGCCCGCGCCAGGAACACCCGCTGCTGCTGCCCCCCCGAGAGCTGCCCGATCTGGCGCTCCGCGAAATCTGACATGCGCACCATGGAGAGAGCCTCGAGAGCCGCCTCGCGATCGGCTGCGGAAGGCGAGCGGTACCAGGGGATGTGCTGGTAGCGCCCCATGAGCGCCACCTCCCGCACGGTAATTGGGAAATCCCAGTCCACGGCGCCGCGCTGCGGGACGTAGGCCACCTTCCCCTTCGCCTTCTGCACATCCTCGCCGCCGATCAGCACCTCCCCCACGTCCGGTTTCTCGAAGCCGAGGATCGCCTTGATCAGGGTGGATTTCCCCGACCCGTTGGGGCCGATGACCCCAACCAGCTGGTCCTTCTCGATCTTGACCGATACGTCGAGAAGCGCCGGGCGCGCGCCGTAGGAAACCGTCAAGTGGCGCACCTCGATGGCGGGAGTCCCCTTACCGTTGTTCATGGCTCCCCTCCCCCGCACCCGTCAGTTCGAACGGGACGGTACCAGCCACCACCGCCCCCTTCTCCCCCCAAAAGGTCTGGTCCGCGATCACCCGGCCCCCCTGAAGAATCCTCACCCGTAGCGCATGGTCCCGCGTCTCCCCCTGCGGCGGGACCGCCCTGACGTAGATCTCGTTATGCCCAAGGACCAGCCCCGGCACCGGCGTAAGCGATTTGGTGACCCCGGCGGGGAGCGAGCGGTCGCTTCGGTAGATCTCCCGGTCCGCGACGCGCACCAGGAGCGTCGCAGCCTGGTTCGCCCCCCCCTTGAGGGCGAAGGGGTCGGCCGCCGTGGGGAAGCTCGGGGTGAGCTCCAGCGTGTAGGCCTGGGCCGGCGCCTCGGTCAGTTTCTCCGGGACCGCCGGGGACGGCCTGTGCCGGTCGCGCTGGTAGCTGTAAAGGGAAAGCCCCCCGATCAGCACCAGCCAGATTGTCGCCACCAGTAAGAACCTCATGTTTTTCCCTTATCCCCCTCTACTTGAGCGCCTGGACGATCAGGAGGACGTTCTCCCGCATCATGCCTATATAGCTCTCACCCGCCGAGCCCGCCTTACCCATGGAATCGGAGTAGAGCTCGCCGCCTATGGCGACGCCGGTCTCCTGGGCGATCTCGCGGATCTGCTTCGGGTTGATGGTGGTTTCGACGAAGATGGCGCGGGCGCCGGAGCGGCGGATGGAGTCGACGACCTGCTGGTGCCGCTTGGGGGTCATCCCTCCCCCCACCTCGGCCCCGGTGGACCACCCTACCGGCGCAATGCTCTGGTAACGGTTGTTGGGGTTGAAACGGTAGTCCCGGCAGAAATAGTTGAAGGCGTCATGGGTGGTGACCAGGATGCGCCGCGAAGGGGGGATGCGCCCGGCCTGGTCCCTGATCCAGGCGTCCAAAACCCTCAACTGCTGCAGGTAAAGAGCGCCCCTCGCCTGGTATTCCGCGACATGCGCGGGGTCGAGCCGCCCCATTGCCTCGACGATGTTGTTGACGTATATGGCGGCATTTTGCACCGAGAACCAGGCGTGCGGGTCGGGGACCACCTGACCTTCCTTCCCCAACTGCAGCGGGGCCACACCCCGCGACGCGGTGACCAGCTCCTTCCCCGCATCGTGGGCCAGCGCCCCCAT from Citrifermentans bremense harbors:
- a CDS encoding metal ABC transporter ATP-binding protein, whose translation is MNNGKGTPAIEVRHLTVSYGARPALLDVSVKIEKDQLVGVIGPNGSGKSTLIKAILGFEKPDVGEVLIGGEDVQKAKGKVAYVPQRGAVDWDFPITVREVALMGRYQHIPWYRSPSAADREAALEALSMVRMSDFAERQIGQLSGGQQQRVFLARALAQGSDILLLDEPFAGVDAATERAILDVLERAKAAGKTLVVVHHDLATAAEYFDNLVLLKQRLYAFGPPAAVLQEELLSQVYEGRLRVFTDLMAKEGGR
- a CDS encoding phosphatase PAP2 family protein, giving the protein MKEKLDRRFWLTHLVLPVTVFAAAAAACELTDVDLILADRYFDFVRGVWPLRDAWWADWLIHQRGRDLIACIGGGALAGWLASWFYGRLKANRWCLFYLALVIGLTAVAVAGLKKATHRNCPWDINRYGGSAPYTRLTEPPPQACGPGNCFPAGHASGGFSLFAGYFAWRDRKRRLAKAWLAAGVLLGSFYGWVQMVRGAHFLSHNVWSAIICWLMALLVYLPMRRVLARE
- a CDS encoding metal ABC transporter solute-binding protein, Zn/Mn family — protein: MLRLIILFLMILLTLPVAAFGAGKPVVVASTTQIADFAREIAGDRLVVRSILAPGADPHTYQPTPNDVQVVLSASLCLENGLHLEGKNWMGALAHDAGKELVTASRGVAPLQLGKEGQVVPDPHAWFSVQNAAIYVNNIVEAMGRLDPAHVAEYQARGALYLQQLRVLDAWIRDQAGRIPPSRRILVTTHDAFNYFCRDYRFNPNNRYQSIAPVGWSTGAEVGGGMTPKRHQQVVDSIRRSGARAIFVETTINPKQIREIAQETGVAIGGELYSDSMGKAGSAGESYIGMMRENVLLIVQALK
- a CDS encoding metal ABC transporter permease, which produces MNFLIQALWAPLTETYFQKALIGGCAVALVSGAVGSLVVLRRMAFLGDALSHAMIAGVAGGYLAMKLLFGVEAYAPAMLLGSLIAAIITVALIGVVSKVSQVKEDTVIGIMYTGVFALGVVVVSIFRQYIHIDLMHFIMGDILGVADTDLWASAIVSASVLTILVLFFRHFQLASFDPIMAASTGLPVLLLDYALTGCVSMVVVSAVSMVGVILVVGLLITPAATAYLLSDRLDKMMALASLFGVTSVIGGLYLCVWLDSAGGGAVMLFCTLQFLVVLVLAPRYGLLARWRRLRNMIPQQVVEDVLITILRQEGETPLKVLQQFVQVPQPGSLWKAVKQMEAEGLIEALPQGYRLTVVGEKQAANVLRAHRIWESYLASIGTPEEALHPTAHRLEHIHGAGTVEYLDQKLGKPEVDPHGQRIPRRGNGAGKKGSAIDHEEQ
- a CDS encoding LTA synthase family protein, with the translated sequence MPQRRPGLITLVSITFIAVSTAIRLMLLAMTPKGAGLGAALLLKTAAMGLFFDLVTLSYALLPVALYLILVPRRVAGHRAHVWLLRLLFATYLGVLVFDACSEYLFFDEFGTRFNFIAVDYLVYTQEVIGNIKESYPLAPIFSGIAIAALSGAWLLRKYLDRGIQVTFAGPYRRVGALLIVPALLSYSLVHVSLSSISYNNFANELAGNGIYNLFAAFINNELSFTRFYRTKPQDQVNSRLRTLVAERNNSFVNPSSERFTRAIRGEGPEKRLNLVVVVEESLSAEYLGSFGNKDNLTPNLDRLASQSLFFTNLYATGTRTVRGLEALTLSIPPLPGTSIVKRPNNSGFRSWGEVLNAKGYESKYIYAGHGYFDNMNAFFSGNGYSIVDRADFAKDEVTFSNIWGVCDEDLFRKVIKEGSKSYAKGKPFFSMVMTTSNHRPFTYPTGRIDIAPKTGRKGGVKYADYAIGRLIAEASSQPWFKDTVFVIVADHCAGSAGKTDIPVKKYEIPMLVYSPAHVKPGRVEKMTSQIDVAPTVLGMMNMSYKSDFLGRDVLKDSGQEPRAFISTYQKLGYLTEDQLLVLGPQQYAAQYQVDRKTGEAKKEPVSDKFLGDMLAYYQGGDYLYQHRLNRLR